The Geotalea uraniireducens Rf4 genome window below encodes:
- a CDS encoding type II toxin-antitoxin system HicA family toxin yields MTSKEIIKRLENEGWCCVGGKGDHQKHKHPSKAGHVVVPHPRKDMPTGTLRNIYRQAGWEWR; encoded by the coding sequence ATGACCAGCAAAGAGATCATCAAACGACTTGAAAACGAGGGATGGTGTTGTGTCGGAGGCAAAGGTGACCACCAGAAGCACAAACATCCGTCAAAAGCTGGTCATGTGGTAGTGCCACATCCACGTAAAGACATGCCAACCGGAACCTTGCGGAACATTTACCGGCAAGCTGGTTGGGAATGGAGATAA
- a CDS encoding HigA family addiction module antitoxin, translating to MSKRDFPPIHPGEILREEFLIPLGISQYRLAKEIHVPARRINEIVLEKRGISADTALRLGRYFGTTAQLWINLQARYDLEVARDAIEDKLEAEIKPLKRAA from the coding sequence ATGAGCAAAAGAGATTTTCCTCCAATTCATCCTGGTGAAATCTTGCGCGAAGAATTTCTAATTCCGCTTGGTATCAGTCAGTACCGACTCGCAAAGGAAATACACGTTCCGGCTCGTCGCATAAACGAGATCGTACTTGAAAAGCGTGGGATTTCCGCGGATACCGCGCTTCGCCTGGGACGCTATTTCGGCACGACGGCGCAGCTTTGGATTAACCTGCAAGCACGGTATGATCTTGAGGTAGCGCGTGACGCGATTGAAGATAAGCTGGAAGCTGAAATTAAGCCATTGAAAAGGGCGGCATGA
- a CDS encoding type II toxin-antitoxin system RelE/ParE family toxin, whose translation MINSFRCKETEKLFNGKFSSKLPQAIQRLAARKLDYLDGAGDLDDLRSPPGNRLETLKDDRAGQHSIRINDQWRICFVWRDNNAFDVEIVDYH comes from the coding sequence ATGATCAATTCCTTTAGGTGCAAAGAAACTGAAAAGTTATTCAACGGCAAATTTTCCTCCAAGTTGCCACAGGCAATACAGCGCCTTGCCGCTCGAAAACTTGACTATCTGGATGGTGCCGGGGATCTTGATGACTTGCGTTCCCCTCCCGGAAACCGTCTGGAAACTTTAAAGGATGATCGCGCCGGACAACACAGCATTCGCATTAATGACCAGTGGCGCATCTGTTTTGTATGGCGTGACAATAACGCCTTCGATGTCGAAATCGTTGACTACCATTAA
- a CDS encoding DUF3108 domain-containing protein has protein sequence MRILRCLVRLLALISIQAMLFGCGSSNDTVAPNVGKTRKLLVGDSWTYDVSGQSQSGSFSGTSILNITQDTLAGVSVLAATSTVSGVLNGSNTSSTSVTYMQQDATTGDLLLYGLKDTNTNNVAVTVTDRPLPIMWPGNWEAGKTINATAHYSNGTTESISYSIIGQESVATPTGAVTAWKLIISVSSNAIMSTGTFWFSPEIGNYIKMDVTNSAGSSSTILRSTTVK, from the coding sequence GTGAGAATTTTAAGATGCTTAGTTCGTTTACTGGCCCTTATTTCGATTCAAGCAATGCTATTCGGCTGCGGTAGTAGCAACGACACTGTTGCGCCTAATGTGGGCAAGACGCGCAAACTCCTGGTTGGGGATAGCTGGACTTATGATGTCAGCGGGCAGTCTCAATCGGGTAGTTTTTCCGGCACGTCAATATTGAACATTACTCAAGATACCTTAGCCGGAGTATCCGTACTTGCTGCGACATCAACAGTTAGCGGCGTTTTGAACGGATCAAATACTAGCAGTACATCAGTAACCTATATGCAGCAGGATGCAACCACCGGTGACCTTCTTCTATATGGACTCAAGGATACTAATACAAATAATGTGGCAGTCACCGTTACCGACCGGCCATTACCTATCATGTGGCCTGGAAATTGGGAAGCAGGTAAGACCATCAATGCAACTGCCCACTATAGTAATGGCACCACTGAATCAATCTCATATTCCATTATTGGGCAAGAATCTGTAGCTACTCCAACAGGGGCCGTAACAGCTTGGAAACTCATTATATCAGTTTCGTCAAATGCAATTATGTCAACTGGTACTTTTTGGTTTTCACCAGAGATCGGTAATTACATAAAAATGGATGTCACTAACAGTGCTGGCAGTTCTAGTACCATCTTGAGAAGCACAACAGTCAAATGA
- a CDS encoding (Fe-S)-binding protein, which translates to MTDQAIFTPLLIAALIFFAWSCYKRFSLLGLGQAEDRFQRIDLRIWDMLLYAFGQKRVMAKPFGINHCIIFWSFLILLIANGEFILAGVLPGVSLRLLSDGISGPLVLLCDLASLLALIGVIIAVSRRLLFKPDYLDTAYVKGRSFEGFLILGFIALLMLAYFGLHGAEIAMGEEPLAGYMPLSAFTAKLLLASPLASSLAPFASFAWWLHALVLLAFICFLPLSKHMHILTAIPNCFLQSLDKPNTQPREEFKKGEQFGVAEVSQFTWKDLFDGFSCTECGRCQNACPATATGKPLNPRQVIHAIKTNLLANGPYLQRGEKPVIPLIGEESEGSNTEDTIWSCTTCGACIAACPVMIEQMPKIIKMRRHLVEMESKFPEELLNLFENMEQRSNPWGIAPSERTKWSSTMEVKPFEQGKTEYLFYIGCAGAFDSRAKHVTVALATILNAANISWGILGKEEKCCGDSLRRLGNEYVFDKMAKENVQLFKEKGITKVITQCPHCFTTLKNDYKQYGIELQVIHHAELIDQLLKEGKLKLNKQVKELGNIVFHDSCYLGRHNDIYEAPRSVIETATGNAPTELERKKDNSFCCGAGGGRMWMEEFIGERINLNRVTEALTKNPDTICVTCPYCMTMFEDGLKDKQAGQTKVRDIAELVAEGLR; encoded by the coding sequence ATGACCGACCAAGCCATCTTTACCCCGTTACTGATCGCCGCCCTGATCTTCTTTGCCTGGAGCTGCTACAAGCGCTTCAGCCTGCTGGGGCTCGGCCAGGCCGAAGACCGCTTCCAGCGCATCGACCTGCGCATCTGGGACATGCTCCTCTACGCCTTCGGCCAGAAGCGGGTCATGGCAAAACCATTCGGCATCAACCACTGCATCATCTTCTGGTCATTCCTGATCCTGCTCATCGCCAACGGCGAATTCATCCTCGCCGGCGTCCTTCCCGGAGTAAGCCTGCGGCTCCTTTCCGACGGCATCAGCGGCCCCCTCGTCCTCCTCTGCGACCTGGCCTCCCTGCTGGCCCTGATCGGAGTCATCATCGCCGTCAGCCGGCGGCTCCTTTTCAAACCCGACTACCTGGACACAGCCTACGTCAAAGGGAGAAGCTTCGAAGGCTTCCTCATCCTCGGCTTCATCGCCCTCCTCATGCTTGCCTACTTCGGCCTGCACGGAGCCGAAATAGCCATGGGAGAAGAACCGCTCGCCGGCTACATGCCGCTCTCCGCCTTCACCGCCAAATTGCTCCTCGCCTCACCTTTGGCCTCGAGCCTCGCACCTTTCGCCTCGTTTGCCTGGTGGCTCCATGCGCTGGTGCTCCTGGCCTTCATCTGCTTCCTCCCCTTGAGCAAACACATGCATATCCTCACCGCCATCCCCAACTGCTTCCTCCAGAGCCTGGACAAGCCCAACACCCAGCCCCGGGAAGAATTCAAAAAAGGAGAACAGTTCGGCGTCGCAGAAGTAAGCCAGTTCACCTGGAAAGACCTGTTCGACGGCTTCTCCTGCACCGAATGCGGTCGCTGCCAGAACGCCTGTCCCGCAACAGCCACCGGCAAACCCCTCAACCCGCGCCAGGTGATCCACGCCATCAAGACCAACCTCCTCGCCAACGGCCCGTACCTGCAAAGGGGAGAAAAACCGGTCATACCGCTCATCGGCGAAGAATCGGAAGGAAGCAACACGGAAGACACCATCTGGTCCTGCACCACCTGCGGCGCCTGCATTGCCGCCTGCCCGGTCATGATCGAGCAGATGCCGAAGATCATCAAGATGCGCCGGCACCTGGTAGAAATGGAGAGCAAATTCCCCGAAGAACTCCTGAACCTCTTCGAAAACATGGAACAAAGAAGCAACCCCTGGGGGATCGCACCAAGCGAGCGGACCAAGTGGAGCTCCACCATGGAAGTCAAACCCTTCGAGCAAGGCAAAACCGAATACCTCTTCTACATCGGCTGCGCCGGCGCCTTCGACTCCCGGGCCAAGCACGTAACAGTAGCACTCGCCACCATCCTCAACGCCGCAAACATCTCCTGGGGAATCCTCGGCAAAGAAGAGAAATGCTGCGGCGACAGCCTGAGAAGGCTCGGCAACGAATATGTCTTCGACAAGATGGCAAAAGAAAACGTCCAGCTCTTCAAGGAAAAGGGGATCACCAAGGTCATCACCCAGTGCCCCCACTGTTTCACCACCCTGAAAAACGACTACAAACAGTACGGCATCGAGCTCCAGGTCATCCACCACGCCGAACTGATCGACCAGCTCCTCAAAGAAGGCAAGCTGAAGCTGAACAAACAGGTAAAAGAACTCGGCAACATCGTCTTCCACGACTCCTGCTACCTGGGGAGACACAACGACATCTACGAAGCCCCGCGAAGCGTCATCGAAACTGCAACCGGGAACGCCCCGACAGAACTGGAGCGAAAGAAAGACAACTCCTTCTGCTGCGGCGCAGGTGGCGGGCGGATGTGGATGGAAGAATTCATCGGTGAGCGGATCAACCTGAACCGGGTTACGGAAGCGCTCACAAAAAATCCAGACACCATCTGCGTTACCTGCCCCTACTGCATGACCATGTTCGAGGACGGCCTCAAGGACAAGCAGGCAGGACAGACGAAGGTAAGGGACATCGCGGAGCTGGTGGCGGAAGGGCTGAGGTGA
- a CDS encoding type 1 glutamine amidotransferase has translation MLIVIQNDPEVPLGAYADYLAELDVPYRLFHPYEEEMLPEAGEVSAAIVLGGAMGVHDTDRHPFLREVNCFIGGAIAQDLPFLGICLGGQLLASLLGAPVTTNSPFGEKGTLPVTLTDDGEADPLFAGIDREFVTFQWHNDSFVVPEGGVLLASSTACPDQAFRYGSNAYGIQFHPEVNREIVANWSSWTEETAARTGQFLAEFDHRAEDYNAASRQLLVNFLRIARLD, from the coding sequence ATGCTGATCGTTATCCAGAATGATCCTGAAGTACCGCTTGGGGCCTATGCCGATTATCTGGCGGAGCTTGACGTGCCGTACCGGCTGTTTCATCCGTACGAGGAGGAGATGCTGCCGGAGGCCGGGGAGGTAAGCGCCGCTATCGTCCTCGGCGGAGCCATGGGTGTGCACGATACGGACAGGCACCCCTTTCTCCGCGAGGTGAACTGTTTCATCGGCGGTGCGATAGCCCAGGATCTGCCGTTCCTCGGCATCTGTCTCGGCGGGCAGCTCCTGGCTAGTCTTTTGGGGGCGCCGGTCACCACTAATTCCCCTTTCGGCGAGAAGGGGACCCTGCCGGTCACCCTGACCGACGACGGGGAGGCCGATCCCCTCTTTGCCGGGATCGACCGGGAGTTCGTCACCTTCCAGTGGCACAACGACAGTTTCGTCGTCCCCGAAGGCGGGGTGCTGCTCGCCTCCTCCACCGCCTGCCCGGACCAGGCGTTTCGCTACGGCTCCAACGCATACGGAATCCAGTTCCATCCCGAGGTAAACCGGGAGATAGTTGCCAACTGGAGCAGCTGGACCGAGGAGACCGCCGCCCGTACCGGCCAGTTCCTGGCTGAATTTGACCACCGTGCAGAAGATTACAACGCCGCGTCCCGCCAATTGCTTGTCAATTTCCTCCGCATTGCCCGCCTCGACTAA
- a CDS encoding type II toxin-antitoxin system HicB family antitoxin, which translates to MLYPAYVHIGDDQHAHGVTIPDFPGCFSAADEWEDLPHMIQEAAEVYFEGEDMPVPAPTPLEQLAANPEYQGGVWLLVDIDLSKLKVKAKRVNITMSENLLHEIDRYAEQYHMTRSGLLAQAADQYIHRKQSA; encoded by the coding sequence ATGTTATACCCCGCATATGTTCACATTGGAGACGATCAACACGCCCACGGAGTAACTATCCCCGACTTTCCCGGCTGTTTCTCTGCCGCCGACGAGTGGGAGGATTTACCACACATGATCCAAGAGGCCGCAGAAGTCTATTTTGAAGGCGAAGATATGCCTGTGCCTGCACCAACACCATTAGAACAATTGGCTGCTAACCCCGAATATCAAGGAGGGGTATGGCTCTTGGTAGACATTGATCTTTCCAAGCTCAAAGTTAAAGCAAAGCGGGTTAATATAACCATGTCTGAAAATCTGCTGCATGAGATCGACCGTTATGCCGAGCAGTACCACATGACTCGTTCCGGTCTATTGGCCCAGGCTGCGGATCAATATATTCACCGCAAACAATCAGCGTAA
- a CDS encoding AraC family transcriptional regulator, which produces MDKAKAYAQRFDRVFEYIEQHLDEPLTVEQLSRVAHFSKFHFHRQFSQYVGIGVFAYVRQLRLRQASYRLVFRRHERIIDIALDAGFESPEAFSRAFRQVFGQSPSQFRKSPQWQPWSESFRLPHRERREKMDVKIVDFAETQIAVLAHRGAPEQLNDSALKFIEWRKQSRLSPVKTSRTFGIAYDDPESTEPELFRFDICGAVSEKVPNNPQGVGNGVIPGGRCAVVRHLGSHDRIGETVYPLYRAWLPESGEKLRDFPLYFHYLNLIPDVAEHELVTDIYLPLK; this is translated from the coding sequence ATGGATAAGGCAAAAGCATACGCGCAGCGGTTCGACAGGGTGTTCGAGTATATCGAGCAGCATCTGGACGAACCATTGACCGTCGAGCAGCTGAGCCGGGTAGCGCATTTCTCGAAGTTCCATTTCCATCGGCAATTTTCCCAGTATGTCGGTATCGGTGTCTTCGCCTATGTCCGCCAGCTGCGGCTCAGGCAGGCATCCTACCGGCTTGTCTTTCGTCGGCACGAACGGATCATCGATATTGCTCTGGATGCCGGTTTCGAGAGTCCGGAAGCGTTTTCCCGCGCCTTCAGACAGGTCTTCGGACAATCCCCTTCTCAATTCAGAAAATCACCCCAATGGCAGCCGTGGAGCGAGAGCTTTCGGCTTCCGCACCGAGAAAGGAGAGAAAAGATGGATGTGAAGATTGTCGATTTTGCCGAGACACAAATTGCGGTCCTGGCACACCGAGGCGCGCCGGAACAACTCAACGATTCGGCTCTGAAATTTATCGAATGGCGCAAACAAAGCAGGCTGTCGCCGGTAAAAACGAGCAGGACCTTCGGCATCGCCTATGACGATCCCGAATCGACCGAACCGGAGCTGTTCCGCTTCGATATCTGTGGCGCAGTTTCAGAGAAGGTGCCGAATAACCCGCAGGGGGTGGGAAACGGAGTCATCCCTGGTGGTCGCTGCGCTGTGGTCCGGCATCTCGGTTCCCACGATCGCATTGGCGAGACCGTCTATCCACTCTATCGCGCGTGGTTGCCCGAGAGCGGCGAGAAGCTGCGCGATTTCCCACTCTATTTTCACTACTTGAATCTGATTCCGGACGTGGCCGAACATGAGCTGGTAACCGATATCTATCTACCGCTGAAGTAG
- a CDS encoding metallophosphoesterase, which produces MRVYRGWLVVAIFALVATGVFIAPAYSSDSLTPGEVAVTSDNYWAPWVTKTTINSATINWRGENLGAGTVEYAKSSFYEKHQKFQKKKSSRITGPYQHVQLTGLEPNTSYVYRVRPSDNADVFSNRTFRTMPVKGPFTFIVISDSQEGHNYTEEKRFKYVADAIAKEQDVLFILHGGDYAGHDSESLWAKYFKVADPMLAKFPIFTTIGNHEYHNEGGSYPPTAADQYHWSYDILPGAPLNHFFDCAGIRFIILDSPDPNNTDSDDPQTSLALAESQASWLESLLDNKMRGTFTMHHHPIWDYGRSTLNPDLQPWETLYHTYGISANFAGHTHNYQRYSVEGITYFIVGTAGGRFADINAGDPYAVWYQFGETRKLGYLKVTVDPTNNVATAKQIFVASVKEDDSDETPHVYDPPVIAETVTFPLRTVYMSNAGWAIGNDPDKTAVILHTDNGGKTWEVQGDGSLWKGHNANDISAVDKRTAWAALGGNDTGEEGMILHTKDGGKTWKVQALPQVIQDGVKGIKGVGRKEAWAVGLHGPVMHTNNGGKRWEIVPTPGITIKQVNRMDVLGKDIWIADFGNGENGMIHSPDGGRTWRQEYLPGVDRGHGPMTASIVNKKVAWTSVNLQGELYRTMDGGLTWKIDAPGIAGPNDIDDVCAVSADEAWAVQNGAAGYVMRVKIVGNDVIKSDWTFPNYVYEGVSAIDKQHAWIGGYRGMSSPSELPRGSILHTSDGGNTWVYQTLPVNDVDIWKLSFVGARR; this is translated from the coding sequence ATGCGAGTCTATCGAGGGTGGCTTGTCGTAGCGATATTTGCTCTGGTGGCAACTGGTGTATTCATTGCCCCTGCCTACAGCAGTGACAGCCTCACACCAGGCGAAGTGGCCGTAACATCGGACAATTACTGGGCTCCATGGGTAACGAAAACCACCATAAATTCTGCGACCATCAACTGGCGAGGAGAAAACCTTGGGGCGGGCACAGTAGAGTACGCCAAGTCGAGTTTTTATGAGAAACATCAAAAATTCCAAAAAAAGAAATCATCTCGGATAACGGGTCCCTATCAACATGTACAGCTTACCGGCCTTGAACCGAATACCTCGTATGTGTATAGGGTGAGACCTTCAGACAATGCGGACGTCTTCAGCAACCGCACCTTCCGGACGATGCCGGTCAAAGGTCCCTTTACCTTTATTGTCATCAGTGATTCACAAGAGGGCCATAATTATACGGAAGAAAAACGGTTCAAGTACGTAGCAGATGCCATTGCAAAGGAGCAGGATGTGCTTTTTATCCTTCACGGTGGAGACTATGCAGGTCATGATTCAGAGTCGTTATGGGCCAAATATTTCAAGGTTGCCGACCCGATGCTCGCGAAATTCCCCATCTTTACCACTATCGGAAACCATGAATACCATAACGAAGGCGGGAGCTACCCGCCTACTGCAGCCGACCAATACCATTGGTCCTACGATATACTCCCTGGTGCGCCCCTGAACCATTTTTTTGATTGTGCCGGCATCCGGTTTATCATTCTTGACAGTCCGGATCCGAACAACACCGACAGTGATGATCCGCAAACGTCCCTGGCCCTTGCCGAGAGTCAGGCATCCTGGCTCGAGTCGCTTCTGGACAATAAGATGCGTGGTACATTTACCATGCATCACCACCCGATCTGGGATTATGGGAGGAGTACGCTCAACCCTGACCTTCAGCCATGGGAAACTCTGTATCATACCTACGGTATAAGCGCTAATTTCGCGGGCCATACCCATAACTACCAGAGATATTCAGTAGAGGGTATCACCTATTTCATCGTCGGTACCGCCGGGGGCAGATTTGCAGACATTAACGCTGGAGACCCCTATGCGGTCTGGTACCAGTTTGGAGAAACAAGGAAGCTTGGCTATCTCAAGGTCACTGTGGATCCGACAAATAATGTGGCCACAGCAAAGCAGATTTTTGTCGCCTCTGTCAAAGAGGACGATTCCGACGAGACGCCTCACGTCTATGACCCTCCGGTTATTGCCGAAACCGTCACATTCCCCCTCAGGACCGTGTATATGTCCAATGCTGGTTGGGCAATCGGTAATGACCCGGACAAGACCGCGGTGATCCTGCATACTGACAACGGTGGTAAAACCTGGGAGGTTCAGGGAGACGGGTCACTCTGGAAAGGGCACAACGCCAATGATATCAGCGCTGTGGATAAGAGAACCGCCTGGGCGGCACTGGGTGGTAATGACACTGGAGAGGAGGGGATGATTCTCCACACGAAAGATGGCGGAAAGACATGGAAAGTGCAGGCACTGCCCCAGGTAATTCAGGATGGAGTGAAAGGGATCAAGGGCGTCGGCCGGAAAGAGGCGTGGGCCGTTGGTCTGCATGGGCCGGTCATGCATACGAACAACGGCGGTAAAAGGTGGGAGATTGTTCCTACGCCGGGGATAACCATAAAACAGGTCAACCGGATGGATGTACTGGGAAAAGATATTTGGATTGCCGATTTTGGCAACGGTGAAAACGGGATGATCCATTCTCCGGATGGTGGCCGGACATGGCGTCAGGAATATCTGCCGGGAGTGGACCGCGGCCACGGCCCCATGACAGCCAGTATTGTGAACAAAAAGGTCGCATGGACCTCGGTGAACCTGCAGGGGGAACTCTACCGCACCATGGATGGAGGCCTCACCTGGAAAATAGATGCACCGGGTATTGCCGGCCCCAACGACATCGACGATGTCTGCGCAGTCAGTGCGGATGAAGCATGGGCCGTACAGAACGGCGCAGCAGGGTATGTCATGCGGGTCAAGATCGTCGGCAATGACGTCATAAAAAGTGACTGGACCTTCCCGAATTATGTCTACGAAGGAGTCTCCGCCATCGACAAGCAGCATGCATGGATAGGCGGGTACCGGGGTATGTCATCGCCTTCGGAACTCCCTAGAGGCTCCATTCTGCATACCAGCGACGGCGGTAACACCTGGGTTTACCAGACACTGCCAGTGAATGATGTAGACATCTGGAAGCTCTCTTTCGTGGGAGCGCGTCGATGA